In the Xyrauchen texanus isolate HMW12.3.18 unplaced genomic scaffold, RBS_HiC_50CHRs HiC_scaffold_326, whole genome shotgun sequence genome, ACAGTGGTGATAGGGGATCCCTTTAAATCTTCTGTTCATAGCTCAGTTCTCTTTCTGCCATTTGAACACCCAGTCTTTGGAATATTAGACCAACTCATTAACCACTAAGTTACCATTACTATATCTAAATCAAGCTGGTGGAACTTGAGCTGTAAAATGCTGCTCAATGACAAAACAGAAGTAATGTCTTCCGAACAGACACACTATGACATCATTTGACCCCTGAGCACAGAGAGCAGCTAGATTTATGCAATGCTCATTCTATTCAAGCTATTCATGTTGTCTTACTGGATGTAAACGATTGTCATTTCATGCACATGATCTTATGATTTTTACGTCTTTATTGTGCATAAGGAGCTGTAGATGGTTTACACTTTATTtaacagtgtccttgttacagtgtaattacacaagtaattatggactattactaattaacaacatgtatttactataggtttaaggtttgggtaagggtttggtttatggttagttgcttgtaattatgcataattgactGTTATTACAATAGTCATTGCATGTAATATGTgaaacaaggacactgtaaaataaagtgtaaccgaGATTTGTCTATTCCTAAAAGTTGTAAGCATGACCTCCTACTCTTAAAGTGGAGCtatttatgtgttatgtgtactgAGGTGGTATCTTTTTTCCTTCAGTTAAGTTTTAATGTTGAGGAGGGAAGAACGTTTTTGAAAAAGCTGATTGGCCAGAGCCTAAATCATTTCTTCCAGATGTTGTCTGCTATTTAGAATGTGTTGCATAATGTTTATGAGCTGTGGGTCTGCAAGCCATTGAATTAATAAAAGCAAATTTACAATCTTGTTCTGAGTGGTCTGAAAAAATCGAGCTATTTCATTGGCTGAGGCTACATCATACAATTTGCTGAGTCATGTTATGCAAGGAAATTTTAGGATTTGGCATGTTTTCTTGTGACAAGCTGTTTGAAATGATAGTACATTCTTATGGCAATCTTTGTAATGTGAATTGATGCATGGTCATGTTTGGTTGATTAGTTTATCTTTGCTTTCATATAAATAAGCAccctttttattttgtatatgaaACATTCTCTGCAGAAATTCAACATGAGGAGGATTTTTCTTGTTTATCTCCTGACTATTGCAAGACCAGTCATTCAAGCCTAATGTTTACAACCCCAGGCGACTCCTTCTCATACTCCCTCCCTGTGGTTGTTCCCTTTTCTTTCTCACTTTCTATCTTTGGCTTGAAATGTATGTACTCGTATCAAATGGACAATTAAAACAGTGGTCAGATAATTACAGTATGTCTGTCCCATCAAAGAATACATACTTACATTCTCCAAATAACACTCCAGAGTGTCATTGTGTCATGTTTGTCTTGAAAACGTGATGTCTTCATACcatttgatttaatttcaggtGTCTGTGAAGGTACTGCAGAAGATTTAAAATTTACATAcagaatttttttgttttctgtgacATTTCCAACTATTTGAATTAACTTTAATGAATGATCTGATAATATAGCATTATTTCATgtaatattgatgtttttattcAAAGCTGTTATAAATTGTAACCGTCAAGGTTGGCAAAGAGTCTGGGTGGTATCTGGGTCTTTATCCCTGCTTTAATACAGAGTTTTTGCACTATAGCCCCTTTCCAATGTACAGTCCTGGTAGATTTCCCTTGGTAACTTTCTAGATGCAAAATCTTAAGAGGAACGGGACACCGAGGAGTCTTTTCCCCTCTTACATTCACACTCACAAAAGTATCCCCCGTAGTGACGTCATCTAGTATTGACCATTTTTCTTCTGATGTTGTTTGCAGGCAtgattcaatagcaacaacaacaaattccATACCGATGGAGGACATCAGGATTGGAGCTACgcttttgttagggctgttttacGCAAACTTTGTCTGCAACATAGGCAGCTACCTTGCGGTCTCCCAAAGCCGCATGAGAGGACAGATGAGGcattctttaaaggtgcactcagtaatttcctaaagacatgaattataattttacaatatatgtatgaaatcatgaccactcacattaaaatgaagactccagtcatatcagtaaccttataaaagctgttttattctacatggagagggtctgcacatgagggctgccatgttagaatcacatgaccagcggTCAACATAAATGACTGTACTGAAATACTCCCTCATTGACTTAAAAaagacattttgatgaaagataacAACGCAGTTACAGGCAAGCAATACTTCCCTCGTGTAAACTAGATTTCATTATGGTTATGTGTACAGTAGAGTTCAACTGCCAACTCTCGATAAACATCTTATTTACTGTATGTCTGTCGTCCCAGGAAAAAGTCGATGttgtaatccagaaatcactgtATTTTCTGTATACACTgttcaaccacaacattaaaactactgcctattattgtgtaggtcaccctcttgctaccaaaacagcaccaacccgcatctcagaaaagcattcttagatgatattcttcacaccacaattgtacagagcggttatctgatttaccgtagactttgtcagttcgaaccaatctggccattctctgttgaactctctcatcaacaagacatttctgtccacagatctGCCagtcactggatgtgttttgtttttggcaccattctgaataaattctggagattgttatgtgtgaaaatcccaagagatcagcagttacagaaatactcaaaccagcccatcttgcaccaataatttaatacattggGGCCGTGAGAAGCTCATAGCATAGAAAGTCACCAGTGCTAATTCTCTCCATTACAACTGGAAACACTGTttccaatataaaaaatataaaaattgacCAGATCCAAGAATTTTatatgtgatgtattgggcactcattGGGTCCaagccagtgttatgatcagtGGACAAAATATTAgtaggggatggaagttggctggagtgccctcatttcaagagtggtgcacagagatggggaggtTAGCGGCATTTAAGGCTGGGCAAGATTTATGTACTAAAAAATGGGTCAGCTATCTGGCCTTATccggacacttaagccacacttaaaaaggtatgaatatcattgcattagtAAACAAAATATCACACCAAATgagatttattttaaagacaaaGCATAAGCAAACTAAAGCATTTCATAAAAATAAGTTTGATAGGTTTAAAATGATATTAAACCATAGTTATAAAACTTCCAGTCCTGGATGCCAATTGCTGATTCAGTGTTCCAGCTGtgcctaaatacatttttaaatacatacattgttaagtgtgttttaagtgtccaaatatatttttgggCCACTATGATGCTGCATGACCACCTATGTAGTTTAGATAAGACAAAAAATTGTTTACCATAGATTAAATGTGGCCTATGACCTTTTCTTCATTATTTATAGATGTGGCTGTGCTTTTCAGAGGACAAATTTTGTCATACGTAATGCAGGTCTCAGCTGCTGCTGTCTATGGTAGACACGAGTTAGTGTCTGCGTCAGCCGTGGATGTATCCAGTTTCAggtatgtgtgttcatgtgtgtgtgtgactggtgGGACAGAGGGGTTGTTTACCTCTTCCAGAAGCTGAAAGATTATAGGGTACATTAAAGAAACTGGTTCTAGAAAGATGCAGACAACAAAGGTAGGGCATCAAGTTTACAGACTATAGTAACAATGCAAACACATACATTATAAACCTTGAAACTGCACCAAGGTTGTAATAAGTGACATTAAACCTCATCGATCACTCTTTGCAATGGTACAAATCTTGATGTAAATCCATTCTGGGAGCTCATTGGTCTTTCATTCAAACTAAACAGACCTTACGTTGGGAGGGCATGCTGGTAGCAAACAGTAGCAGTACAGTCTTATCATCTTTGTTTTCTTTAGATAACAGTACTGCAAGTTACGTCAAAGTAATTGTCTTAaggggtgaatctcatgaagaaATATCCAGATCTCACCCcccaaataataaatcaaataaataaaaaaattaggtaacactttacaatatgctacctttagttaatgcattaggtatcatgaaataacagtaaactgtatatttatttttacagcatttttaatctttgttaaatttagttaatagaaaatacaattgtacagtcttagttcatgttagttcagagtacaatgtttgatttaaaaaaatattgtattactatatgttgaaattaacattaaccaaaactaattaatggtgaaaaagtattttttgttgatagtacatgttaactaatgtaaacaaatggaacgttattgtaaagtgttaccaataattttttaattgtgacatttttgcattgtcatattttcatgacaattacccCCTGTTCTTAATGGCCTTCTTAATGACTAATTTTTCTTTATACAAAATTGTAtttctcctttttttctttttctttattcaaCTCTAAAGATCCAGTTTATATTCAGGGTTGCTTGAGGGCAGCATGTACCCTCACTCACCCAGGGCCTCCCATTAGTCTAGACCTAAACCAGATTGATCTGGACTACAGAGGTTCTTGATTAATGGTGTTCAGATGTCTCACATGCACTCCCATACAGAGGCATGCACAGATTGGCTGTAAAGAGTGGCGTTCCCTGTAAAGTATTATACAACCTTTATAAGTTTAGGGAGGAACAGCGTACATAGTACATAggctattgttttttgtttttttttgtgtgtgtttttggcatGGACATATTAATCATTTCTGCAGTATTTATGTAAGGTGCTGGTTTTCTTTATCCAGCAAAGACAAGATGTTGGATGGAAAACCCATTGTATTTTCCATAAACTTTCAATCATTTTTAAAAAGGGATGTCAACATATTTGAATCACTGACCACTGCCTTCTTTATTACCTAAACGCTAACCCTTAGATCAAAGTGACAAGCCCCCTCTTTGATATGACAAACATATAGCCCCTGGCACACTTATCAGCCAATAAGATCCTTTAATTACAGTGCAAAATACCCCCCACTGGCATCTTCCATGCATGTTCTGGGAACTGGGGAAAAGGTGACACGCACTGCAGAAACACATGACTGTGTCCCAGCACATGTGTGTTTATGaacatctatttttgtgttcatagtaacaagaaataaacaattaataacaatgaatgaataacaaaataacaatgaataacaaaacaacaataataaatacaaatgcaataaaaacaatgaacaaaaatacaataaaataaaaacattcataaaatataaatatagtagagttcttatatttattatttacagtatatcagtGTATTAAATTattggtgcaagatgggctggtttgagtatttctaagGTCaattaatagaataaaataatgtatCCAGCAGGGCCCAAAATCctgatatttgtattatttgctaTGGAGGATAGATAACAACCCTATCAGTAACAACTATGAGAAGAAGTGTACTGGATCTCCCGCCACACAGTTAAGTTAAAAATAGAACTATGTGTGATGAAAGCAACATACAAGACCGGCTGCAACCGGCACACAAACCTATAAATTCAGAGTTTGACAGACCGACCGCATCAGTATACGGTGGAACAACACACTCTGTGGATTAACCTCTGAATGGGaaattttttttcactttcttttgaTAGAATTTGGATTAACAATTTCATATCACAGCAAGGTTGGCAAGCAAACTACTTTTCACAATATTGTCTGATTATTTCCATATTTTTCAAGTAAGAACCCAGTGCTATAGTAATGAGAGAGATTGTGAGTTTATAATCATGCTTTATCTGTCAAAACAAGTTCATGACTCAAGGTATTTTTCCTATAGTGTTGTGCTGCTGGTATGCTGCTTTGGGACACTGAGCTAAACAAATGTATGGCCAaagcttttaaaacatttaaaacaaaatacaaaagtgTTATCCCTTTGGAAGAGACTTGATCTGGAATCAGCAGTCTGCTGAGGTAAAGTGAAGCTGAAAAGatcatttagatttgtttgttttccaAAAAATGTTACACGAATTTAAGATGATGAATCTCAGCCCCTGTTGTTTTGGTTCTCTCTTATTCCCTGTCAGCTGGTGAACCATGAGGAGCTATAGCAAATAAAGTAAAATGATCTTTTTCTGCTGTTTATCTCGTCAGAATCAAAGCACAGAAAATGGTTGGAATCAAACCCAGCGACTTGCCACCAACCACCATGGTCAAGTTTTTCGGAGCTGGAACGGCAGGATGTTTTGCTGACTTAGTTACTTTTCCCCTGGACACAGCCAAAGTGAGGCTTCAGGTGAGAACCCGTGAAGATCTTAAGAAATCAATGAGTCTAAAGAGTTTGAATCAATGGACATTAAGTGTCTGATTAGGTCAGTGCTGTTTCTGTTGTGGCTTTCAGCAGTTTATCATCTCATTTCAGATCCAGGGAGAGTCAAAAGCCACCTCAGAATTGGCAGCAGTGAAATATCGCGGAGTGTTTGGCACCATAACCACTATGGTGCGAACAGAGGGCGCAAGGAGTTTGTACAACGGTCTGGTTGCAGGACTGCAACGACAGATGAGCTTTGCATCTGTTCGTATTGGTCTTTATGACTCCATGAAACAATTCTACACCAGAGGATCTGAGAGTGCGTATCAGACTGTTTAGATGAATGGAGACAGAAATGATTGTGGAAAAAAAagactgatgctaacattctggTCTTCACTTTCCAGATGCAGGAATTGTAACTCGCCTGCTGGCAGGCTCCACCACCGGTGCCATGGCTGTAGCTTTGGCACAGCCTACAGATGTTGTAAAAGTACGTTTCCAAGCTCAAGTGCGTCAGGCAGATGGAATAAAGAGATATAATGGCACAATGGATGCATATCGAACTATCGCCCGTGATGAGGGTGTTCGTGGGCTCTGGAAAGGTGAGTTAGACAAATGCCGTAAACATGCAATTTAAAGTAGATGGGGTCTGTTGGCAGTAAACTTTCATGTTTTCCAATTCTAGGCTGTATGCCAAACATCACAAGGAATGCAATTGTGAACTGTGCAGAGTTGGTCACTTATGACATTATCAAGGAACTCATTCTGAAATATGATCTCATGACAGGTATGGGGGCTGTGCAATAAACCCTATGCTATCACCATGGTTtctctgcaaaacatttgctgatgttttttatgtttgttttcactttctaGATAACTTACCCTGCCACTTTACCGCTGCATTTGGTGCTGGTTTCTGCACAACGATTGTGGCATCTCCGATAGACGTGGTAAAAACCCGCTTCATGAACTCATCTGCAGGCCAGTATAGCAGTGCACTTAACTGTGCTCTCACTATGGTGACCAAAGAGGGACCAGCAGCTTTTTATAAGGGGTAAGAGTATACTCTTGAGTTCTGTTATTTACATGGAGCAATAAGACACTTCCAGTACCATAGCTGTGCCATTTTCACCTTCCCCAACAGCTTTGTGCCCTCTTTCCTTCGGCTGGGATCTTGGAACATTGTGATGTTTGTCTCTTATGAACAAATCAAGAGATTGATGACTAGAATGCAGAACTCATGGGAATCACCATTCTGAATGCAGACTTTGGGACATTTTGTTGTCAGATccttttaaatgtgattaaacaGAGGGTGCAATTCTCTCTGTAATAAGAATAGATGACTCCCTGGGTTACCAGGTTAAGTCTTATCTCAAAGAAAGGCTGTAGTTGTGACATATCATCCTCTTTTTAAGGCCAAAGGTCAAGCTTGTCACACATGAAAAAACAGTTGCCAAATATGTGGATGATTAAGCAAATTGCGCACATTTTGTCTTAGTTTCAGTGTTTTAGGACACTGAGAGGGGTGTGATAAGAGTTACATGAGGATACATGTCCATtgtttttatatacttttaaatTGTCATGAAAACTGGGTCCATTATTAAATGAAGAATTGTCTGTATTTATACTatgaatgaacaaataaaactttttttaagaTATGTCAATTTCCGTTACTAAAAGATAAAAGGTATgggacacacaaaacacatttagaTCTATTGTGGCCACATCTGCATCATTAACAATTCACTCCCTTTGACCCAAGGGTTATTTAATCGGGTTTTATCAATGATCAAAACAGCAAAGAGCCTGAGAACCCAGGGGGAAAACACTCCTCATTTACAAATAGAAATGGTTTGTATTTAACAAAGGATCAGGGTGGCTTCAATCTAGTGTTATGACCTCTGAAGCCACACAAACAAAATCGTCATTACAACAGAGCTGTGAGATTCACAGCTGGAGGAATAGAGGAAATGCATGTGTAGAGTAAACCATAAGAAGGCAAATGCAAATCAGTGAATCGTGAATGAAAAATAGCACTCTCATGTTTCAAGAACACTATGATGTGTCTCTTTTACAGATATCATTATCGAAAGAGTATTATTCTGGCCGGTACTTCAATTTGCTGAAATGTCTTTATCATTAGCTTCAATCTCATGTATTTAGTGACAGATGTCTTGATCTGCTCCTAACAATGTACCAATTTGACAGGTAGATTGTAAGCAGGAAACtgattaaataatatttagaaaCAAAACCTATTTAGGCCAAGATGGAgcatttgtattaaaatgaataggagaaattaAAAATGCCCAATAAGGCAGATgaagaaaaggaagtcctgccttacaggtaaaagagctaatCACTTTTTAGATACAAACATTGCCTGTCATtcaactcgagaacgtgcatCCCTGCGCATTAACTGGACCAGCCtgtaaaatagcattttttttttttttgcatgatctgagcaaagaagcacaatttattatacttTTGTTGTCAgaatttactgctgattttaaatatgttatttgagtgtaatcttgaccaactgatTTGGAGATTTATGTCTTTTCACATTGAAGTAGGTAGGAGCTGTACCTTTATGCCACTTGTATCCATAAAAAATAGCTAGCTGCCTGGTAGCAAGTGGACtggcttgccttgaaagggactttggtagAATAACAGTAACTTCACTGGCTGTTCAAAATCATGGTCACTATAGAGGTATAGGATGCCACCAAGGTATTTTGGAAGCTGGTCTAAAACACATTTACTGACAAGCAGCTACCTTGTGTTTTGGACACTGCCTCTGTAATTGAAGATGCTGACTGACCCGAGAGTCACTTATATTATAACggcattctatgttatatgtcctatttttttgtatgtctgtttatactcttaccttattttatattctgtgtctaactgtaatgttctgtgtgcatgcttatttctcctatcaccaaaaaattccttgtgtacgtgagcacacttggcaataaagctcattctgattctgatatatgaGCCCAATATAAGTACTGTGTGCAGTTAACGAAGCACATGTCACCATGTGGTTTGCAGACATGTCTTAACAAACACAATTACTAAACTTTGTTTTTCTTTGAGGCTTTACATTTTCCAAGACAGCTCTATTTTAACACATATCTGTGAAACCTAAATAACAGCAGCTCTGTGTGACCAAACTTCTGGCAGTTTAAGTATGCAGAGTAAGTCCAGATAACcaggttaaagaaatagttcacccaaaaatgaaattctctcatcaattactcaccctcatgccttcacaGCTGttaatgactttcttacttctgctgaacacaaacaaggttgttttgaagaatatttcatctctgtaggttcatttaatttaagtgaatggtggccagaactgtgacgctctaaaagcacataaagacagcataaatgtaattcatatgactccagtgcttaaatctaTGTCGTCAGAAGCTATATGaaaagtgtgggtgagagacagatcaatatttatgccctttttactatcaatctccactttcacattcttcttagaaaaaaaggacttgaaaatgtatgtttcacaCCCACGCTTATATCTCTTCTGAATATGTATATTTAACCacctgagtcttatggattgcttttatgctgcctttatactttttggagcttcaaagttctggccaacattcacttgcattatgaggaccaacagagctaagatattcttaaaACAATTTTGTAAGTGAGTAAGTGAggaaattatgtgagaatttttatttttgggtgaactatcccttgtgATGAGAATGCTTTCTGTTCTTGTACCTGTAtcttttatacagtatgtaaaatatAAGTAagctagataaaatataaataccAAATCTTATACCTCATATAttattatccaaagcgacttacaaatgaggaacatagcaagcaatttgtcatacaaaagtcagcGAAATCTGCATTATGCCTTCAAAGGAACTGTGAAGACTTAAAAGTCTTCCTTTTataaacaacataaatgtaacaaTGTTTCTTCGTGCTCAGCCTTGTCGTTCAAAATTGACTATTTATAAAAGGTGTGAGGCGTATCtatctcgtttttttttttttttttttatatcagttcaCAAGCTTGAGTAATTTATCTTTAT is a window encoding:
- the ucp3 gene encoding mitochondrial uncoupling protein 3 — protein: MVGIKPSDLPPTTMVKFFGAGTAGCFADLVTFPLDTAKVRLQIQGESKATSELAAVKYRGVFGTITTMVRTEGARSLYNGLVAGLQRQMSFASVRIGLYDSMKQFYTRGSENAGIVTRLLAGSTTGAMAVALAQPTDVVKVRFQAQVRQADGIKRYNGTMDAYRTIARDEGVRGLWKGCMPNITRNAIVNCAELVTYDIIKELILKYDLMTDNLPCHFTAAFGAGFCTTIVASPIDVVKTRFMNSSAGQYSSALNCALTMVTKEGPAAFYKGFVPSFLRLGSWNIVMFVSYEQIKRLMTRMQNSWESPF